One genomic segment of Motacilla alba alba isolate MOTALB_02 chromosome 1A, Motacilla_alba_V1.0_pri, whole genome shotgun sequence includes these proteins:
- the LOC119708832 gene encoding translation initiation factor IF-2-like has protein sequence MGPPDVTGKHRDVTARPPPSPWELGRGLGPRPLPAPRPPPQRPLAARESHGGAAPAGPAPGTGSGNREPGARSAESGGAPRTARCGIGLNTGGLRVIPGSGETRGAGGIQRRNEGDAGHPSAHSSAAALGQSSPTRAVRQRQARFQHCRVHLLAVTPVITEIIDPQDRYHIHVFPTDSPSGLGCPSWCCVHTGRSKLGKGRVWLSRHRDPF, from the coding sequence ATGGGCCCGCCTGACGTCACCGGGAAGCACCGTGACGTCACGGCGCGACCACCCCCGTCGCCCTGGGAACTCGGACGTGGGCTcgggccccgccccctccccgcgccccgcccgcccccgcagcgccccctggcggcgaGGGAGAGCCATGGcggcgccgcccccgccgggcCGGCCCCGGGAACCGGGAGCGGGAACCGGGAGCCAGGAGCCAGGAGTGCCGAGTCAGGAGGAGCCCCGCGCACAGCCCGCTGCGGGATCGGGTTGAACACCGGGGGTCTGCGGGTCATTCCCGGCAGCGGGGAAACACGGGGTGCCGGCGGAATTCAAAGGAGGAACGAAGGGGATGCCGGGCATCCCTCGGCGCACAGCAGCGCTGCGGCTTTGGGGCAATCCTCACCAACACGAGCCGTGCGGCAGCGACAGGCACGCTTCCAACACTGCCGTGTTCACCTGCTGGCTGTAACTCCGGTGATAACGGAAATAATCGATCCCCAGGATCGATACCACATCCATGTTTTTCCCACTGACAGCCCTTCAGGCCTTGGCTGCCCCAGCTGGTGCTGTGTTCACACAGGGCGCTCCAAGCTCGGGAAGGGTCGGGTCTGGCTCAGTAGACATCGGGACCCCTTCTAA